The sequence AGCACCTACACACTTTTGCTGGaagcagggaagaagaaagcaggGTGGGGaagtttttatttaatgaaatggTTATTATTTGCTGACAAGATCACTGAGTGTCTTATGAAGAGGGAACTTGGTCTCCTTCCAAGTAACTAAACAGGAATTTGCACTGCAGTATGTGTGTGAAGCACGTgtatttcagacaaaaaaaaaaaagaaaatgtacagcCCTATTGCCTAGAGACTTCAACATCTGTGAGGACGCTTTATTGCTCACGCTGCCCGCGTTCTGTACGATGACTTGGTTGTTTTACCTCAGGGCCAGTGAAGCGGTGCAGGAACATGTCTCCCTGCTTGAGCTGCCTCATGGGAACTCAACCTCGTGGCTCTGCAGTACTTCAGGTATTCCTGACTCTTCTTCTAGCCTGGGCAAATAAATTCATCATGAAACAGGTATGCGAGGAACATGTTCCAGCTGACCGGGATTTTCACATGCAGACATTGTCGAGGCTATCACCACTGGAGCCTTGAACAGAACATGGGCGTTTCAGGCCTCTGGGCTCTGAGAGGCGTTTGGGGGTCCCTGAGGAAGGGTTGGACTTTGAGTTCTGCTCCTACAAAGTGGCAGTCACTTAACATACATGCACGAGTTTTTCCCCCACCAGGTTTACAGCCCCACTGCCCCATCTACTAGGGACCAGCAGGAGTTGGAGATGTGGGGTCTGATGGCTGCCCCATGGGACGCTGTAAACACCTATGGCTGACCATGCTGCActaatgctgctgctgctgactggATTCATCGTGCTTCTCTATCCAGAATCAAGATACGTCCATAGGTTGAGGGGACATGCATGCTGGCCAGGTAGGCAAAAGCATAATTTGGTGCGTGTCATCTCAAGCACTGTCTGACTTGCTCAAGCTGAGAAAGGGACAACGTGgataaaagcaagagaagagCTGAATGACACAGCCCAAGGAAAAAGACACAGACCCCACATGCTCAGGGGCATCCAAAACAGCCTCAAAAGCCTGCCTCAAAACAAGGGTAGTGAATAAGTGGTGAGAAGAGCACTGCTTACATAACCCTTTTGTGGTGAGATGGGTCAGCAGTTTCTGATGAAGAAGACAAAttgaatttttaagaaataaacatCACTGCTGTACTTTGTAAGAGCTGTAAATTTCTGTTTAGTGAAGGGTAATAGAGAAGTTTATGAGGGGCTTACTTATATACCTGGTCTTttggccccacagcccctcctCTGACCTCAGCCCTGTAAAATGGAGCATTCCTgttactgtatttaaaataatctgtaatTCCTTGGCCATAATGCAACTGGATGCactcatttgtttgcttttttctctcttccacaaATGTCCTTGTTTGTGTTAACTAGCAAATCCGATCATCCAGCTCTGAGGAGTTACACAACTGCAAACCCTCTGAGATTTCAGCTGAATATCAAATCTTGCTCAACACCTCTGCATTCACTTCTTGCTTCAAATTTTCAGCTCTTTCGGCATTACGGCTGCACTGTGCTTTTTACGTATAAACCAGATCAAACAGCTAAAGAAACACTGACCACAAAAGCTGCATTCATTCCACCTTGTGGGGCTTACTGAAATGAGCCCGGCCGTATTAAATATGAGATAAAACTCCCACAGGGAGCGTTAGTCTGAGTGATTCATATAAACACTTCAGCAAGTCAGTCTTGTTTGAGCTCCATGGTCAGATAAGGCGGGTAATGGTGCACAACCAGCAGAGTCACTCTCATTTGGAGAGCAGCACTGATAGAAACATAACTGTTCCTTATTCTAACTGTGAGGCAGCAGGGTAAGAGCAGTATTGGGTAACAACAGATACATCAGGGTTAGTGTAAGACTGCATGTGTTTTGTGTGGAGCTGCCTGATGCCGTGAAGCATTTTTCTGAGCCCTTGATGTGGGCCATCTGGAAAGGAAAATCTACTCAGCCTTTAGAAAGAAAGCCAGGATTATGATCACTTTATTTTGCAGTTGACTTTCAAGGGAGATATTCATATCAGGAGGAGGTCTGAAGGAAAGGCGAGTTGCAGGTATGTGGATTTAATATATGTTGATAAAGGCATAGGCAGAATcacttcctttttcccttccagaCTTCACTGTCTATTTTTCAGGAGACATTGCTCCAATCCATCCTCCCTGTTAGCTTTTTGCTTCCACCCACATTCTCTGCACTGAGCCTGAtcctgacctcagtgccagaatggcagtgtgctgcagggcagcggGAAGGAGAAGTACATGCAGTCCTGGGCTCAGGGGGAACCATTCTATAACTCTGAACTCTTTTCTCTGTCATCTGAAAAAATGCCACGTGCCAGAGCTCACACCTGCATGTCTCTTATCAGTGACTTCCACAGGGCAGTTCTCTTGGTTTGCCTTGGCCTGGTTTCAGGCAGCTTCCCTGTCACAGCAGCTTTGCCAGCTCTAtatgcagctgctgcagtgatgcTCCTAGAGTCGCAGCTAAAGAAAAGCAAGTCCTGGGAGTGTAGATCTGGGGAGCCAACTTTTTTGCAGCACTTCCAGATGTGAAGAGGGGGAGTTGCTTTATCccatttttcagattttgttttattcttttatgattttttgttgtttttttttttaagtgcacCATGCAGGCACACTATGAACAATCTGTACTGTTTGCTTGCACTCAGCTGCATGTTCCCAGTGGTGGTTGTTTACGTGTTTTTTTCTAGCTGAGCCTCAGCCCAAAGCCCTGTCTGTGTGCTGgggcagaacagcagcagaggttttttttccacttccccTCTGAAAAACTGAGAACCCCACTGAAAACCATCCTGTGCTCACTCTGTGCCCACTCTGCAACTCCTGTACTAATAGACAGCTCTGTGGACCTCAGAATGGCAATCCATATGCTCACTGAACCGGGAGGCAAAATTCCTGTTATCTCTGGGGAGAAAGAACTGCACAGGGACTATGTAGTTTTGACAATCTATTCTGACAAGGAGTACTCTGGTGAGATGCTGAGTAACTTCCCATGTGTGTGAGCACTAGAGAGAGGGGGCAGAAGCTGCTGGAGCATCACATGGGGATTTTGTTCCTCCAGTGCAGCAGAAGCTTGGACCAAACCCTCGGCCTCCATGTCAGCACACTGCACTGATGTTTCAGCTTCTCCCTTGCACGCACCTTTTGTCCCATTCTTTCCTGTCCATGGCTTCAAGTTACCTCCTTAGCAAATAgaatagaattacagaattgttaaggttgaaaaagaccactaagatcacctagtccaaccaccatcccatcccatcatgcccactgacTATGttcttcagtgccacatctacacagttcttgaacaccttcaaggacagtgactccactttccctgggcagcctgtgccagtgcctcaccactctttgtGAAAAGATATCCAATCCTGCAGCACTTACCGGGGAGTTAAATGTGATTGTGATGTAGGGGAGAAGGGGTAAGCTGTGAGAGAAACTTAAGAAACAGTGCAGTCTGTCAATGCTTCTTTTCAGGTGATGAGAGATGAGTGTGTTGATGTCCTGgtggctgctgctccttctggtCAACTTTGGCTCATCTGCACCCAGGTTTTCGGTGCGTATGCCTCAACCAGTGTCTGTACAGCCTCTCTGTGATACGCCAATGGGTTACCATTTCCAGTCACATAGGGATAGGTGTCCCCTGCAGACAATGTGGGACTGCAGGAGCTTACAACTAAGGGAAGGTTACTCTTGCTGCTGATAACAAGATTTTCACAGCATTAGGGGCTGGGCAACCCTCCACATGGCTGGACTGACATTGCTAATAAttgcaaaaacaacaaaaaagccctttcaaggggaaaaaaaaaaaaaaaagatgaagaaaaaagagattttatgGCCAGTAAAGAAATACTCCATTCCATTTCCTCAGGGAAAACTGTCTTCTTTTTACTCACTGCAATTTAAGAAGCAGGGAAAGAGGAGCTAGACATAGTCTGAAGCAATCTGTTTTCATCTGATGAGCAAATCACTCTTGGGCCAGCTCAAAGAGGTACAGATTTGGCAGAGGTGAGCCCAGAGCTGTCTGCAGCAAGTTCCTGTGTGGCTCCAACCTGGCAATACTCCTCTgcaggggaaaacaaacaagtggAGGAAAAGAAGCAGGTGGCTGGGCAACCATGTGTTGGCACACAAGGCAATCTGCTGTCCTGCTTGTTTCTCTCATGCCTAGAATCGGGCCTGCTCTGGTGTTGCTCCAACCAGCTTGCTCAGAGCAAAACCAGCAGCTGGTTCTTATGCACACCTTTTCTTGACTGTCTTGGAAGGTAATTTGCTCTGTTCTGTTGATGTAACTAGTGGAGTAACATCAGCCACAGACTACGTTGTTGCTTAAAGCCTCAGCCAGTTTGGGCCAGATTCTGGTCTTGATTATAGTAATGCAGCTCTGAAGTTATTCCACTTATCCCAGTAGGCCCACTGCTCTTCAGGCTCTTTTATCTTCCAGTTTTACAAGATGTTTCTGTACCTCACTGGTTTAGTCTGGCTGCAGTGCAAGAGCAAGGATTTTCTGCTCTTATTACCCTGAGCAGTTTCATAGTCCGCAAAACTCCCTTTGATTTCCTTATATGAGCTGAATGACTTTTGTCCAAAGTAATTTTCCACATGTCTGATGATATTCTGCAATGCTCAGATCAGTGGAAAGACCACTGCAAGAAATCACTTTTCACTGGGTGCAAATCAACAGCCCATGCTGCAGGACTCATACTTCTTAGAGAGGGACTGCCATCATAGATTCATCTTGATCCATAGAGGCAGAGCAAGGTCAAGAGGAGACAGGCACTCATTCCCTCTCTGCCCCTCTGTTCCTATCACTGATTGAAGTgtgtttcttgttctttcttttcatttatttttttccccccacaggAAAATGATATTTGCCTCCTAGACAACAATAAATTGAGACAAAGATTAAAACATCTTCAAGATCTGCTTTACTTATATgaactgcagctgaaggacaTCCTGGAGAACACTTATCATAGGACAAAAAGTGGGCTCTTCTCAGGCAACGGGAGCATGCAGCATGAGACTCTTTTACCTACAACTAGTGGAAATTTGATAGTCTATGACCAAGGTACATTTTGCATTAGTATATGTGGAAATGTCAGCCTGCAAAAAAGTTTAGTTCTTCTTGCAGTGTCTCTTGTATCACATTTTATTCCTGCTAAAAATTTAttgagcttttaaaatgttaaagtGGAATGTGTTTTAACATGCAGTCAGGTACATGGAAGGAGAAGGGCAAACTGTGCTTGGTGCTAGGAGGCTTCCCTGGGGCTGGATTCATCTGGCCCAGATTTAGGCAGCCATCACCCAGCTACCACCCAGCTATCTGCAACTAGGTTTTCACCCAGAGACTCtagtgcagaggaaaaagcatgtTGCAGCTCTTTTCCATCGGACCTGCTTTAGACATGTGCTATAGGAGAAGATGGGGTGCAGGCACTGCAACCTGTCTGAAAGAAACCAGCATCCCTGTTCTTCATCACTTCTGTTGTGTGGTAATACACAGGCATGCTCTCTCTTGCTGTCACTTTGATAATAGTGTCATAACTTGAATCATAGTCTGTGGCCATGATTTTATCCTTGATGGGCATTACTCTAAAAGTATGAATCCCTGCTGGGGACAGTCACACAAACTCACCCTCTAGCTTTAGAAATTTTAGGCCTTTATCCAGTCCAAAGTACAGCTGAGGTTAAGTTTCCACATGGAAATTAAGTACCACTTGCAGTGAAGCTGGATCTGTATTGTTCTGGGAGTCTGAATTATGCAGAACAGCTGGGCCCAGCCAACTGCCCATATGCCATCCCCTGGTCACTGCACGGCACCTGCTGACagagccagccctgctcccacaTTCCACGTGCTTTAGCCCCACCTGAGCTGCACCTGTCCCTGTCTCACTGAATATTTGGAATGATTCCCAAGGCTCCAAAGCCCTGCTCTGGAAGTCAGCATTCCTAACACCTTTCTGATCTGTCTGCTTTGTCTCTGCAGGCCTTGCAGAGCCGGCCAAGGGTCCATGTCCTATTTCTCTCAGCGATGCTCTCTCTTAGCTGGACATACCCCCTTGCGTTCCCTCATGTAACAAACCAATTCCATTCTGCCCAGATTGTTCTGCAGTGTATAATAGGAAGAAGACCAAAAGTGGCTACTACCGAGTCAGGCCCAGGGCAGACCAAGAGCCTTTCCTGGTGTACTGTGACATGTCTGATGGCGGTGGATGGACTGTAATCCAGCGACGGACTAATGGCAGAGAGAATTTCAACAGGTAGGTGCCTTGAGGTCCCATCAACAGAACCTTCAGTGAGACCCCCAGTGCCCACCAGGTGGCAAAACCCAAGGATTGGGAAGCAGGATATGCAAGGTAATAATGACGGTAACTCTTTGCATTAGGGCAGTGTGTGGGTGTGTATTGGTAACAGGAGGCCATTTTCAAGATGGATTTATAATACCTTTTCCATGGCTGTCTGCATTTGAGAGTGTATGTGCATGCATGTTTGTATGAAGCAGTTCAATTGGAAGGGGCCTATAAAGATCATCCGACTGCCTGACTTCCTCAGGGCTAACCAGGAGTTAAAGTGCATTATGAACAGGACTATCCAAATGCCCCTTAACCTGCTCCCGTGTTTGATGACCCTTatggaaaaaagttttttaccTGGAAAAAATGTCCCCATGAAGATTAATTATAGCACACAGAGTTTTAGGGCATGTGTAGTGTCTCTTAAATCAAGTGCAACCCATTGTAAAGCTACATCAACTGGCTCTATGCTAGCCTACCCAAAGGAGGATAGCTATCTAGCCATGATGATTCAACTCTTAGCAAAGATGAATTTATGTCAGTGAAAAACATCCTAAGGAGTAGCATTTACTAGTAAGTAGGTCAGGCAGATTTCAAATCCCCACAAACAACCTGAGAGAGAGAATAAATACAGGGttaattaaatttgaaatatCAGTACACAGGAAGTATATGTGAATATCaaagacagcacagaaataacAGGAGGTTTTAAGTTACTGAAATGATTAGAAGAATGTAATAACGTAAGATTTATCTTAAGAACAACAAAGCTACAGGATTCTGGTGAAAAATAAGTGTGTGTCTTTAAAGGATAAGTTGCCACTAGCAGTGGCTttgcaaagaaacagaagtgagaGTGGTCAGTGAATTAAAAATAGGTTTAAGTGGAACAGGAACACAAAGCAGATCCAGAtattttccttccagcttcaTCCAGAAGCTTTTGTTTGCAgcttctgcttgttttcagaTTCTTCACTGTATCACTTTATTCATCCAAGACTATTATATATATCTGAGACTGCAAGTATCACCAACTGACACTTGTTGCCCCCATATGCTGAAATTCATATTTGTATCTACTGCAGGAAGTGGAATGATTACAAACTGGGATTTGGGAAGTTCCAGGGCAAGAATGATGAATACTGGCTGGGCAACGACCACATCTATGACCTGCTTGCTAGAGGTGCAAGTATTCTCCCTCTGTTGATTTTTCCAATTCGCCTGAGATAGTTCATCTAACAGGAGTCCACTTTGTGCTTAGGAGAGAGCTCATTAAAGATTGACCTGATGGACTGGCACGGGGAAAGACGTTATGCAGTATATGAAAACTTCCAGCTCACCAATGAACAGGTAAGAAATGGAGAGAGCAATGACTTCTTGTTTTAACCACACAGTGTCAGCCTTCAGCATTAATTCTCTACTAAGTGCCACAGGCAGAGAAAGACCAAGGACAGGCAGATCACTGTATTTTCATGTTTGCATTCTAGCTTTAGACAGCAAACTGCTCAATGCAGGGGCTGCACCTCTGAATCCCATGTGTAAGTAGCCCAAAACACCCTGCGTGGACCAGTTCTAGTCCCACCTCCATCATTGCTCCAGAAATGTATGCACTATGTTCCATTTGCAATTAGAGCTTTCTTAtgaaaagttttgaaaataaccattctccttttctttttctttttattttattttttattttataaatagaaTTGGAATATGATATCAGGAAAACTCCACATCACAGAAGTAATCATCCATCTCAGAACTGTTAGCTGTACACAGACAGTTCTATCAAGAATTCCTAGGAGGACAGGTCCGTTAAACTAAAAATCAGATGACTTCTAGGTCTTAGAGGAGAGGAAACGCTACAGGACTTGTTCTAGTTGAACCATGACCAGTTTATGAAAACATCTGCTTGGCACAGTTTCCTGCAACAGGTTTTGTGATCAATGAGCCAGGCAGAGCTTTCCAGCTTGTTGCATAGTGTATCAAATGATTCATGAAAATCAATAAAACCTGAAGCCCTTTGTGTTGATGCTAGTATAATAGAAGGGCTACTAAAATGATGAAGAGACTGGAGCACTGCTCATATGAGGCaaggctgggggagctgggcctgctcagcttagagaagaggaggctcgggaGGGAAATTATCCatgtgtataaatacctggAGAGAGGGTGCCAGGAGGATAGGGTGAACTCTTCTCAGTGGTTCCTAGCGATAGGACGAGAGGCAGTGGACAGAAACTGAAACATGGGAAGCTCCATCAATAcacaaggaaaaacaacttACTGCatgggtgacagagcactggtaCAAGTTACTGGTACAATGTATGTGGGGTCTCCTTACCTGAAGATGTTCAAAAGCTGTCTGGACACACATAAcatgccctggggagcctgctTGAGCAGGGACCAGATGGTCTCCAGATGCCTCTTTCTACCTCAACCATTCTGATATTCTGTAAATCATAAGACTAAAAGTCACTGACTTTTGAAGTCAGTGACTTCAACAGCCACTTATTTGACAGGGGATACAATGGATGGAGAAAATTTGATCTCAAAAATAAGAGCTGATATCAAAGACACATTTCACATCCTGTTGCAGGACAACTACAGGTTATGGTTTGGCACCTACTCTGGTAATGCTGGTGATGCTCTGTCTGGTGGAAGCAGTTTTGAAGATCAGTGGTCAGCCTCTCACAGAGCAATGCAGTTCACCACATCTGACAAGGATCACGATCGATTCCTGGCAGGCAACTGTGCATTGGAGAGCAGTGGTGGTTGGTGGTTTAACAGGTATGGAAAACAGTTGATTCTATTCAGCCTTTGGAAGTATGAACAGGGTGTGGGTGGCAGTTCTGCCAAGAGGACCTGCCTGCCTTGCAGCAGATGGAGGTTGCTTTTGGCACATGCCACCTTGCACAGCTAAATCTGACATGTTCAAACCAACAGGAAAATAATCTGCTACTTTCGTTATGAAGCCAAGCAGGTCAGTTgcattcattttaagaaaatgggCCAGAATAAAAGTATAGAGAGAATGACTTGGAAGAGGAGCCTGACTGAAAATTCCTTGGAAGTGCTTTGGGTTATAtcctaagaaagaaaatggtcATAGACACTGCAAGAGGAAGTGTGCACAAGTTTTTTATAGCATTTGTAAAGAGAACAAGCTACTCCTTACTCTTCCTGGTGATGTGTTTTCCATTTGGGTATGCCCCCAAAAAGCAGATAGGGTTCACCAGCCTCAGGAGCATAGACATCCCACCATCAGGAGTTTTTCTACACTTTAGTGCAAGACAAACCTCTTTTTTTGGTTAGTGTAAGCCCCCATTGCGTACAGATTGAAGTCAGTGGGGCTACAAAAGTGTACATCAATAGCTAAGTTCAACCTGATTAAAAGACATTTGCATTTTTAGGTGTTAAAACATAGTTACCTATACTTGAGCTGAAGCATACCACAAACCTCTCTGTGTTCAGGGAAATGAATCATGTCCCTGGTCAGTACATTCAAAGCAGCCAGCAGGTTGTGTAATCTGACCAGAGTAGGTGTTTACTTTAGGATGACCCACATACTTCTCTTGGCTCCACTGACTGCATTAACCAGTTCTCCATAGGTAGTTAGTAGGATATCAGATGTCTAGTTTATCACAGATGTCTCCAGTGTCTGAACCTGTCAGTGAATCCCACCCCCGGTATTTCCAAACATATGCTGTGTGAAAGTTGTACCTTGTTATAATAACATAACGTCTTCCCAGGCTAAACATAATCTTTTTCCCTCCCTTACGTTGTTCCAAGGTGCCACGCTGTAAACCTCAATGGACGTTACTACAAAACAGGAAGGTACAACGGATCCCATGACAATGGCATTGTTTGGTCTACGTGGCACGGGACGTGGTACTCGCTCAAATTCTCGGCCATGAAAATCAGGTCTCCGTTCTTTGTTGACAGTGAGAGTGGAGATGGTGAGGATGGACAGGGCAGCTGAAATCTGCtgctttaaaaagtgaaaaagtacAGGATGAAAAGAGTTTTGTAAATTAACAgccagcttgctgctgctgccaattGTCAAAACTGCACTGTGGTAACTGTAGTTGCAGCTGTTTCCACTAGCTGAGTTGCGAGTTGTTTGAGCACAGCCAGCCAACAATCTAATGAAAAATGTACAGAAGAACCACAGCTTCCTTTCTCAGCAGTTTTTGGGACTTCACTGCAGAGTCTGCAGTCTTCTGAAAAGCTCTCTGGATCTTGAATGATCAAGCACATTCTTTTAGCTACCTGTACTCCTCAAGGGTAGGTCTTTCTCATCTTGATTGTGATGATCAGTGCCTGAGAACACGGTAACAGAAACAATGAGGTGATAAGGAATTGGACTTCATCTGGTGTGCCCTCATTAGTGCTTTCATTTGGATTAGCAGCATGTTTTTAAGCAACTCTCTATGGTCACCAATTGCTACACTTTAGTTTCAGAACATACCTAGAATGTGAAACCAAGCCAGAAGatggatgtgctccaacagctAGTAAGCAACCTGACTACTTTCAAGTAAGAGTACTTCAAAGTAAGCCCCCACAGCATGGGCAGTGTTGATGCTGCATTTCACTacccccagctgtgctctgcagagccaCTTCTACAGCATACTGGGGCGTGCTAATGCAATCATAGACAATGCTGGTAACTATATTTAAGTCTCAGATTTAAATTAGGCAGATTTTACTAAATTTAAGATTAGAACAGATACCCTTGGGAATTCATAAAATGCAATCGTGATCCATCTCTATGTTCTCATGTAATTTACCAGACCACTTTAGAATTAttgaatcatggaattgttagagttggaagggacccccaatGGCCATCTGGCCCAATTCtgctgcaatgaacagggacacctacagctccatcaggtgctcagagctccatccagcctgaccttgNNNNNNNNNNNNNNNNNNNNNNNNNNNNNNNNNNNNNNNNNNNNNNNNNNNNNNNNNNNNNNNNNNNNNNNNNNNNNNNNNNNNNNNNNNNNNNNNNNNNggtgtctccagggatggggcatccaccacctctctgggcaacctgtgccactgcctcaccaaaCCTATTGTAAGACTTTTTCTTTAGCGAAGGGGAATTAGAATGCAGAAAGGGATTGAAACACAAGGCACAGTGCATTCATTATCTAATCTGactgaaataaaagagcatAAATGACTGAAAGAAACGGAAtactgaaaatttattttccacaagTTGTTGAGAACAACAAGTCAAAATGAACAGTATTATCAACTTGATGCACATCACTTAACTACCGTGTTGTAGGATgagcctttttgttttttctgaattgcaattttttttaaacaggttgtttttcatttatttgcttttagaaCAATACACGTTATAATTTGTATTATATAGCCATAAGTGTGAAATAAAACCATCTGAGTAGCACTTAACACTTTGtatctatttttaaacagtAGAAATTTGAACAGAAGTTTGGATGAGAAAGCACATAATGCAggaatttcattattttgttatcTCTGGCACTTAAGTACCTTCTGTCCTGGGTAGTTCAGAGGGCTCTGCaaagtaaatttaatttttgtgtctCAGGCTGTCCTGGAGACAATGCAGAGACATATGAATAGTCAGTGTATAATTTGGTTTGATTCCCCTGCTTTTTCAGGAGGTAAATCCTGTTCTCACTTGTTCTAGACACCCCAATGACTGCAAAAGTGAATGCCAGTGTGCAATGGGTTGGTGCTCCAGGGAGCCGTTCTCCTGAAGTCCATGCCTTGATGAGACAACATCACTGCTCTCTTCCCAAGAACTGGTGTGGGCCCACATGGAAAAACCTGCACCTGTATGTCTGCAGTGAGCTTGCCCTTGTGAAGAAAGACCTGCTAACAACCAGCACTTAGTATTTCACTTtatggaatcatggaatcatagaatggtttgacccttaaagatcatctgttCCAACTCCTCAACTGATCCCTTCTGCATTTTACAATGCTAAAATCAGTGCAAAGCTTTAACTGTATGTTGAGAACATAAGAAATCCCTTTGCATGTCGTATAATGAGGCAGCCGGTGGTGTGGTACCAAGAGCAGGAAGGACGATTTTTGTTTAGGCAGAAGACACAGAGAAATGTGAACAAATTCAGGTTTTATTAAGGCCTTCTGGCAGGCATATGATGCTCAGTCTTCATTCTTCAGGTCTAGGGAAGCAGAGTAAAGAGTCAACTGGTGAAACTCAACTCTGCATGCTGGAAATCAGCAACACTACCAAAGGGCCAGCACCAGTGGTTTGACAGATCGCTGAGCAGCCAATAACCCATCTAATGCCAAACAACCAAGCAGAAGCAGTCAACAGGGCATACTCAGACAGCTGTTACCCAGTCCAACCCTCCAATAGCCATAAAGCCTCAGGAGTCCATTATCCAAAGCCATTATAGTTGGACTGCCTTCAGTGTGCACCggtattttgctgcttttctcagaCAGAAAATGGGGTCAAGATCTGTTGGCCTGGGATGGAAGGGAGTCTGATTCATTCACTGGTGCTTTAGATTGGTGATGTCCACCTCATGCACTAAAGTCACCGGGGGGAGTCTGATGTTGAGAAGAGGCTGCAGAAAGctttaaggccaggttggttggggccctgggcaacttgatctagtacttggtctagtggctggcagctctgcctgtggcaggccTGTTGGAACTTAGTGAtccttgagttcccttccaatccaagccattctatgattctatgaaagca is a genomic window of Meleagris gallopavo isolate NT-WF06-2002-E0010 breed Aviagen turkey brand Nicholas breeding stock chromosome 1, Turkey_5.1, whole genome shotgun sequence containing:
- the LOC100540786 gene encoding fibrinogen-like protein 1 — encoded protein: MSVLMSWWLLLLLVNFGSSAPRFSENDICLLDNNKLRQRLKHLQDLLYLYELQLKDILENTYHRTKSGLFSGNGSMQHETLLPTTSGNLIVYDQDCSAVYNRKKTKSGYYRVRPRADQEPFLVYCDMSDGGGWTVIQRRTNGRENFNRKWNDYKLGFGKFQGKNDEYWLGNDHIYDLLARGESSLKIDLMDWHGERRYAVYENFQLTNEQDNYRLWFGTYSGNAGDALSGGSSFEDQWSASHRAMQFTTSDKDHDRFLAGNCALESSGGWWFNRCHAVNLNGRYYKTGRYNGSHDNGIVWSTWHGTWYSLKFSAMKIRSPFFVDSESGDGEDGQGS